The proteins below are encoded in one region of Aquisalimonas asiatica:
- a CDS encoding propionyl-CoA synthetase, with protein sequence MRYASLYQRSIESPETFWREQAAELEWFRQPEQILSHQDGLYRWFEGGELNMSHLALDVHVSNGRGEQTAIIHDSPVTESQQRYTYRELRDAVARCAGALRDLGVDKGDRVVIYMPMIPEAVIAMLGCARLGAIHAVVFGGFSPHELAVRIDDAEPKVILTASCGLEFSRVIPYKPLVDQAIDKAHHKPEAVVVKARPQAEASLAPGRDHDWDTLTGAAAPADPVPVDATHPLYILHTSGTTGKPKGVLRDTGGYAVALNLSMGTVYNLDPGDVFWTASDVGWVVGHSYIVYGPLIRGCTSVVYEGKPVKTPDAGAFWRVISEHRVKTFFTAPTAFRAVKKEDPQAALMADYDLSSLEALFLAGERLDPPTYDWLKAISGDRPVVDHWWQTETGWPIASNPMGVEPHPEKPGSATFPSPGYQVEILDPNGQPLGRGEQGHIAIRLPLPPGCLPTLWRDDARFRSSYLERFPGYYDTSDGGYIDADGYLFVMGRMDDVINVAGHRLSTGEMEEIIGGHDAVAECAVVGIADELKGEMPIGFVVLKDGADIDHATLEQDLVDRVRNNIGAFACLRRVAIVQKLPKTRSGKILRKSIRQLSTEDHVPVPSTIDDPSSLEDIRGAMEEHRIGRYAG encoded by the coding sequence ATGCGTTACGCATCGCTGTACCAGCGTTCCATCGAATCGCCGGAGACGTTCTGGCGCGAACAGGCCGCGGAGCTTGAATGGTTCCGGCAGCCGGAGCAGATCCTCAGCCACCAGGACGGACTCTATCGCTGGTTCGAGGGCGGTGAGCTCAACATGTCGCACCTGGCGCTGGACGTCCACGTCAGCAACGGCCGCGGCGAACAGACCGCCATCATCCACGACTCACCGGTCACCGAGAGCCAGCAGCGCTACACCTACCGCGAGCTGCGGGACGCTGTCGCCCGCTGTGCCGGGGCGCTGCGGGACCTGGGCGTCGACAAGGGCGATCGGGTGGTGATCTACATGCCCATGATCCCCGAGGCGGTGATCGCCATGCTCGGCTGCGCCCGCCTGGGCGCCATCCACGCGGTGGTGTTCGGCGGCTTCTCGCCCCATGAGCTGGCGGTCCGCATCGATGACGCCGAACCGAAAGTGATTCTCACCGCGAGCTGCGGTCTGGAGTTCAGCCGCGTCATTCCCTACAAGCCGCTGGTGGACCAGGCCATCGACAAGGCGCATCACAAACCCGAGGCGGTGGTGGTCAAGGCGCGGCCGCAGGCGGAAGCGAGCCTGGCGCCCGGCCGCGACCACGACTGGGACACCCTGACCGGCGCCGCCGCGCCCGCGGACCCGGTGCCGGTGGATGCCACCCATCCGCTGTACATCCTGCATACCTCCGGCACCACCGGAAAACCGAAGGGCGTGCTCCGTGATACCGGTGGCTACGCGGTGGCACTCAACCTCAGCATGGGCACCGTCTACAACCTGGACCCGGGCGACGTCTTCTGGACCGCCTCCGACGTGGGCTGGGTGGTCGGACACTCCTATATCGTCTACGGTCCGCTGATCCGCGGCTGCACCTCGGTGGTGTATGAAGGCAAACCGGTGAAGACCCCGGACGCCGGCGCGTTCTGGCGGGTGATCAGCGAACACCGGGTCAAGACCTTCTTCACCGCCCCCACCGCCTTCCGCGCCGTCAAGAAGGAGGACCCGCAGGCGGCGCTCATGGCCGACTACGACCTGAGCTCGCTGGAAGCCCTGTTCCTGGCCGGGGAACGGCTGGACCCGCCCACGTACGACTGGCTCAAGGCCATCAGCGGTGACCGCCCGGTGGTGGACCACTGGTGGCAGACGGAGACCGGCTGGCCCATCGCCTCCAACCCCATGGGCGTGGAGCCGCACCCCGAGAAACCCGGCTCCGCCACCTTTCCCAGCCCGGGCTACCAGGTGGAGATCCTGGACCCGAACGGCCAGCCGCTGGGGCGCGGCGAGCAGGGCCACATCGCCATCCGCCTGCCGCTGCCGCCCGGCTGCCTGCCCACTCTGTGGCGGGACGACGCCCGCTTCCGGTCGTCCTACCTGGAGCGATTCCCGGGCTACTACGACACCTCCGACGGCGGCTACATCGACGCCGACGGCTACCTGTTCGTCATGGGCCGCATGGACGACGTGATCAACGTCGCCGGTCACCGGCTCTCCACGGGCGAGATGGAGGAGATCATCGGCGGTCACGACGCCGTGGCCGAATGCGCCGTGGTGGGCATCGCCGACGAGCTCAAGGGCGAGATGCCCATCGGCTTCGTGGTGCTCAAGGATGGCGCCGACATCGACCACGCCACCCTGGAGCAGGACCTGGTGGACCGGGTGCGCAACAACATCGGCGCGTTCGCCTGTCTGCGGCGGGTCGCCATCGTGCAGAAACTGCCCAAGACCCGCTCGGGCAAGATCCTGCGCAAGAGCATCCGCCAGCTGTCGACGGAGGACCACGTCCCGGTGCCCTCCACCATCGACGACCCGAGCAGCCTGGAGGACATCCGCGGCGCCATGGAAGAACACCGCATCGGACGCTACGCCGGGTAG
- a CDS encoding SDR family NAD(P)-dependent oxidoreductase, protein MAQRAVVTGGGSGLGQAICRELTQRGMEVIVVGRRPEALHETRAMAPKQITTVSADLATESGREELVSAVGEDSLAALVHNAGVLTPIGPLAGVRLEDWRQAQAVNVEAPLFLTQALLNNLQDGGRVLHMSSGAAHHGYAGWGSYCTSKAALHMLYQVLRDELRDRGIAVGSMRPGVVDTPMQSLIREQPPERFPMVQRFMDLHATGQLESPSDVARFTAWLLVEVDADAFSAEEWSFTDPAHRERWGG, encoded by the coding sequence GTGGCGCAACGGGCGGTAGTGACAGGTGGGGGCAGTGGCCTCGGGCAGGCCATCTGCCGGGAACTGACGCAGCGGGGCATGGAGGTCATCGTCGTGGGCCGGCGGCCGGAGGCGCTGCACGAGACGCGCGCCATGGCGCCGAAACAGATCACCACGGTCAGCGCGGACCTGGCCACGGAGTCCGGCCGTGAGGAGCTGGTCAGCGCGGTCGGCGAAGACAGCCTCGCGGCGCTGGTGCACAACGCCGGGGTGCTGACGCCCATTGGTCCGCTCGCCGGGGTGCGGCTGGAGGACTGGCGGCAGGCCCAGGCGGTCAACGTCGAGGCGCCGCTGTTTCTGACCCAGGCGCTGCTGAACAACCTGCAGGACGGCGGCCGCGTCCTGCACATGTCCTCCGGTGCCGCCCATCACGGCTACGCCGGCTGGGGGAGCTACTGCACCAGCAAGGCGGCGCTGCACATGCTCTACCAGGTGCTGCGTGACGAACTGCGCGACCGAGGTATTGCCGTGGGCAGCATGCGTCCCGGGGTCGTGGACACGCCCATGCAGTCGCTGATCCGCGAGCAGCCGCCGGAGCGCTTCCCCATGGTCCAGCGGTTCATGGACCTGCACGCCACCGGACAGCTTGAGAGCCCCTCCGATGTGGCGCGGTTCACCGCGTGGCTGCTCGTGGAGGTGGATGCCGACGCCTTCAGCGCCGAGGAGTGGTCGTTCACCGACCCGGCGCACCGGGAGCGCTGGGGTGGCTGA
- a CDS encoding alpha/beta fold hydrolase → MADNGAYQPRRPARAERLALRGVDYHLHCWGPETGRPLVLLHGWMDTGLTWQFLVDALAGERRIIAPDWRGFGDSQWVPGGYYFPDYLADLDALLDAVAGEEPVDLVGHSMGGNVAGLYAGVRPERIRRLALVEGFGARARGAAEAPDNYARWLDQWQQPPTLQTPESPGAFAERLMERHPHLPRERALFVAGCWLRRADDGGWQLRADPGHKRGNPVLYRLEEAEACWRRISAPVLWVVGLESRTLSWFGGWEELERRREVAGGRPVHVEEAGHMVHHDQPGVLAAELEAFLEGDG, encoded by the coding sequence GTGGCTGACAACGGCGCCTACCAGCCACGGCGCCCGGCACGTGCAGAGCGACTTGCGCTGCGGGGCGTGGACTATCACCTGCATTGCTGGGGGCCGGAGACGGGGCGGCCGCTGGTTCTTCTGCACGGCTGGATGGATACCGGGCTCACGTGGCAGTTCCTGGTGGATGCCCTGGCCGGCGAACGGCGCATCATCGCGCCGGACTGGCGCGGGTTCGGTGACTCCCAGTGGGTGCCCGGCGGATACTACTTCCCGGATTACCTGGCGGATCTCGACGCCCTGCTGGACGCCGTTGCCGGCGAGGAACCGGTGGACCTGGTGGGCCACAGCATGGGTGGCAACGTGGCGGGGTTGTACGCCGGCGTGCGGCCGGAGCGCATCCGGCGCCTGGCGCTGGTGGAGGGGTTTGGTGCCCGCGCCCGTGGCGCCGCGGAAGCGCCCGACAACTACGCGCGCTGGCTGGATCAGTGGCAGCAGCCACCGACGCTGCAGACCCCGGAGTCCCCGGGGGCGTTCGCCGAGCGGCTCATGGAGCGCCACCCGCACCTGCCCCGTGAGCGGGCGCTGTTCGTTGCCGGTTGCTGGCTGCGACGGGCGGATGATGGCGGCTGGCAGCTACGGGCCGACCCCGGCCACAAGCGTGGCAACCCGGTGCTCTACCGGCTGGAAGAGGCCGAGGCGTGCTGGCGCCGGATCAGCGCGCCGGTGCTCTGGGTGGTCGGCCTTGAGTCGCGCACGCTGTCGTGGTTCGGCGGCTGGGAGGAGCTGGAGCGGCGGCGCGAAGTGGCCGGCGGCCGGCCGGTGCATGTGGAGGAGGCCGGACACATGGTCCATCACGACCAGCCCGGCGTTCTGGCAGCGGAGCTGGAGGCGTTCCTGGAGGGCGACGGCTGA